A genomic window from Candidatus Zixiibacteriota bacterium includes:
- a CDS encoding flavodoxin family protein has product MIKILSISGSPVKEASTDIILHRLSEAVIDALGPHETAEMSFVKLNDLKFIPCQACGEAPTPRFCFWDDLNEVYDLLVNECDLLLFGSPVYFDSVSAQAKAFIDRCNCFRPADFENSDPAHDFIKLLKKKRPGAIILVGGENGYYEGARRVIAGFFKWVEVVNEGLITYASPEFRKKGSAADDAELSARIGELGKHLASVLIKKTE; this is encoded by the coding sequence TTGATTAAAATCCTATCGATATCGGGTTCGCCGGTCAAAGAAGCATCGACAGACATAATTCTTCACAGGCTTTCGGAGGCTGTCATAGATGCTCTTGGACCGCACGAGACGGCCGAGATGTCTTTTGTGAAACTCAACGACTTGAAATTCATCCCTTGCCAGGCCTGCGGCGAGGCGCCCACTCCCCGCTTTTGCTTCTGGGACGACCTCAACGAGGTTTACGACCTGCTCGTAAACGAATGCGACCTTCTTCTGTTCGGCTCACCGGTTTATTTTGATTCGGTGTCGGCCCAGGCCAAAGCATTTATAGACAGATGCAACTGTTTCCGGCCCGCTGATTTCGAAAACTCCGACCCGGCCCATGACTTCATCAAACTGCTGAAGAAGAAACGTCCGGGGGCCATCATCCTTGTCGGCGGTGAGAACGGGTATTACGAAGGCGCCCGACGTGTTATCGCCGGATTCTTCAAGTGGGTGGAGGTGGTTAACGAAGGTCTCATTACCTATGCCTCTCCGGAGTTCAGGAAAAAAGGCAGCGCCGCGGATGACGCTGAGCTCTCCGCCCGGATAGGCGAGCTGGGCAAACATCTCGCATCGGTACTCATAAAGAAGACAGAGTGA
- a CDS encoding class I SAM-dependent methyltransferase, which translates to MFEDPESIIRYYEQRAPEYEQIYYRDIPQKQKELAVLSEDLKQLSRDKTVLDLACGTGYWTVRISRTASYILASDISGEMIDEAKKKSYRCPVDFVRADLYHLPVAAGSFDLITLGFWFSHEPLQNYDVFCGMLKPLLSENGKIWMIDNNPPAEGPDLQSVGTDKYGNNYKQRFLNSGKEFAILKNYFSENQLRDIFGKYYQIERLTNDECYWSIVLSAH; encoded by the coding sequence ATGTTTGAGGATCCAGAATCCATCATACGATACTACGAGCAGCGCGCCCCCGAATACGAACAGATTTACTACCGCGACATTCCGCAGAAGCAAAAGGAACTCGCGGTTCTGTCGGAAGACCTCAAACAATTGTCCCGAGACAAAACTGTTCTTGACCTGGCTTGCGGCACCGGCTACTGGACAGTGAGGATCTCCCGGACGGCGAGTTATATTCTGGCCAGCGATATCTCGGGCGAAATGATCGACGAAGCGAAAAAGAAGAGCTACCGGTGCCCGGTAGATTTTGTAAGAGCCGACCTGTACCATCTGCCGGTTGCCGCCGGCTCATTTGATCTCATAACTCTCGGCTTCTGGTTTTCGCACGAACCCCTGCAGAATTATGATGTCTTCTGCGGAATGCTTAAGCCTCTGCTATCCGAAAATGGGAAGATCTGGATGATTGACAACAACCCTCCCGCCGAAGGTCCCGACCTGCAGTCGGTCGGCACTGATAAATACGGCAACAATTATAAGCAGCGGTTTCTCAATTCCGGCAAAGAGTTCGCCATATTGAAGAACTATTTCAGCGAAAACCAGCTTCGGGACATTTTCGGTAAGTACTATCAGATCGAGCGCCTGACGAATGACGAATGCTATTGGTCAATTGTCCTGTCGGCTCACTGA
- the rpmE gene encoding 50S ribosomal protein L31, producing the protein MKSGIHPEYHELEITCACGAKYKTRSTRKEIKVEICANCHPFFTGKQKLIDTAGRVERFRRKYKLDQKSE; encoded by the coding sequence GTGAAATCCGGAATTCATCCTGAGTATCATGAACTCGAAATCACCTGTGCCTGCGGCGCCAAATACAAGACGCGGTCCACAAGAAAAGAGATCAAGGTTGAGATCTGTGCCAACTGTCATCCCTTCTTCACCGGCAAGCAGAAACTGATCGACACCGCCGGTCGTGTCGAGCGTTTCCGTCGCAAATACAAGTTGGATCAAAAGAGCGAGTAG
- a CDS encoding DUF1385 domain-containing protein, which yields MPDLNIGGQAVIEGVMMRSADRIATAVRKPNGQILVKTEDYISLSKRHKLLNIPVIRGAIAFVEMLIIGIKTLNFSADIAMKEIEKEEAARNGKEYEEKQRKSNALWLAFSAVMAIGLGILIFFFTPLAISNYFKVDENAVSFNLIAGAIRLAMFVAYVWIISLFGEFRRIFQYHGAEHKAIFAHEMGDDLTPERAACHTRFHPRCGTSFILIVALTAILIYAVSDSIYALYTGHAPALLTRFAIHFSLLPIVAGGSYELLKISGKTRESRLTRVLIKPGLWLQKITTKEPSMDQLEVGITALKASLGLVPATIEADKTPVS from the coding sequence ATGCCCGATCTGAACATTGGCGGACAAGCCGTAATTGAAGGCGTAATGATGCGCTCGGCCGACAGAATCGCGACGGCCGTTCGAAAGCCCAATGGCCAGATCCTGGTCAAAACCGAAGACTACATCTCCCTCTCAAAACGGCACAAGCTGCTTAACATCCCTGTTATCCGGGGAGCAATCGCCTTCGTCGAGATGCTCATCATCGGAATCAAGACCCTCAATTTCTCCGCCGACATCGCCATGAAGGAAATCGAGAAAGAAGAAGCTGCCAGAAACGGAAAAGAATACGAAGAGAAGCAGCGCAAGTCCAATGCTCTCTGGCTGGCCTTCAGCGCCGTGATGGCCATCGGATTGGGTATCCTGATTTTCTTTTTCACGCCGCTGGCTATTTCGAACTATTTCAAGGTCGATGAAAACGCGGTCTCGTTCAACCTTATTGCCGGGGCCATAAGACTTGCCATGTTCGTCGCCTACGTGTGGATTATCTCGCTTTTCGGGGAGTTCAGGCGAATCTTTCAGTATCACGGGGCGGAGCATAAAGCCATTTTCGCTCATGAGATGGGCGATGACCTCACGCCGGAGAGAGCCGCCTGCCACACGCGTTTTCACCCGAGATGCGGTACCTCGTTTATTCTGATTGTCGCCCTGACGGCGATTCTCATCTACGCTGTCTCCGACTCCATCTATGCTCTATACACCGGCCACGCCCCCGCCCTGCTGACCCGCTTCGCGATCCACTTTTCGCTTTTACCTATTGTCGCCGGAGGCTCCTACGAGCTCCTTAAGATTTCCGGAAAAACTCGTGAGAGCCGCCTTACCCGGGTTCTAATAAAACCGGGTCTGTGGCTCCAGAAGATCACCACCAAAGAGCCATCGATGGATCAGCTCGAGGTCGGAATAACCGCATTGAAGGCCTCTCTTGGCCTGGTTCCGGCCACCATTGAAGCCGACAAGACTCCCGTCTCTTAG
- the prfA gene encoding peptide chain release factor 1, with product MLELVEKLEQKLKNIDNQMSDPAILSNQKKMIELNRERRQLVDILTAGRAYSKAAKGIEDALEIIEESDEPEMVEMAKEELAQYEAQIDNLEMEFKLKLLPRDPNDDKAAIVEIRAGTGGDEAGIFVGDVFRMYQRYGDSKRWKMEIMNSAPAQSGGFKEIIFSLDGEGAYGLMKFESGVHRVQRVPLTESQGRIHTSAVTVAVFPEAEEVDIEIKENEIKVDVYRSSGPGGQSVNTTDSAVRITHLPTGLVVTCQDEKSQLKNKIKAMKVLRARLYDQMIAEQEAKMTAQRRSMVSTGDRSAKIRTYNFPQGRVTDHRIGLTLYRLEEVMEGDLDGVIEQLRQHDQEESLKLQSADRV from the coding sequence ATGCTTGAACTGGTAGAAAAATTAGAACAAAAGCTCAAAAACATAGACAACCAGATGTCCGATCCGGCGATTTTGTCCAATCAGAAGAAGATGATTGAACTCAACCGGGAACGGCGCCAACTCGTGGATATTCTGACTGCGGGAAGGGCCTACAGCAAGGCGGCAAAGGGAATCGAGGACGCACTGGAAATTATCGAGGAGAGCGACGAGCCGGAGATGGTCGAGATGGCGAAGGAAGAACTGGCTCAATATGAAGCTCAGATTGACAATCTTGAGATGGAGTTTAAACTCAAGCTGCTTCCGCGGGACCCCAACGACGATAAGGCCGCGATAGTCGAGATTCGCGCCGGCACCGGCGGAGACGAAGCGGGCATTTTCGTGGGCGATGTTTTCCGCATGTATCAGCGCTATGGGGACTCGAAGCGCTGGAAGATGGAGATCATGAACTCCGCCCCGGCCCAGTCCGGAGGCTTCAAGGAAATCATCTTTTCGCTCGATGGTGAAGGCGCTTACGGCCTGATGAAGTTCGAGTCCGGCGTTCACCGGGTCCAGCGTGTACCGCTCACGGAATCTCAGGGAAGAATCCACACCTCGGCCGTAACCGTTGCCGTGTTCCCGGAGGCCGAAGAAGTGGATATCGAGATAAAAGAAAACGAGATTAAGGTCGATGTCTACCGGTCGTCAGGACCGGGCGGGCAGTCGGTTAATACCACCGATTCCGCCGTCAGGATTACCCACCTTCCCACCGGTTTGGTGGTTACCTGTCAGGATGAGAAATCTCAGCTTAAGAATAAAATCAAGGCCATGAAAGTCCTTCGGGCGCGCCTGTATGACCAGATGATCGCCGAACAGGAGGCGAAGATGACCGCTCAGCGCCGCTCGATGGTTTCCACCGGTGACCGGTCCGCCAAAATCCGCACCTACAATTTTCCGCAGGGGCGCGTCACCGATCACCGCATCGGCCTGACACTATATCGACTTGAAGAAGTCATGGAAGGCGACCTCGATGGAGTCATCGAGCAGCTGCGTCAGCACGATCAGGAAGAATCACTCAAACTTCAATCAGCAGATAGAGTTTAG
- the prmC gene encoding peptide chain release factor N(5)-glutamine methyltransferase produces the protein MNRAFRKTVKPSVDNLPRFISEKGKILEKAGIERANGEVEIILCYLLDIGRLQLYLHGETLIDDDILKRFDEIMEKRLTRYPLQYILEESWFYGRKFFVSPAVMVPTPETELLCESALRFIKQKGYSRPRIADLGVGSGVISVTMAKELPDCEILAIDVSSDAIEVARKNADDLGASEKITFVQSDYFENISDDARFDLIMANPPYISDEEYKSLPPEVLADPRISLTSGEEGLDAVKTILKGAPNYLAGGGRIMFEIGYNQADRVTQLTAEDDRYKSIVILKDLNDIDRVVILACD, from the coding sequence ATGAACCGCGCTTTTCGAAAGACCGTGAAGCCGTCAGTTGACAATCTCCCCCGCTTTATTTCCGAGAAGGGCAAAATTCTGGAAAAGGCGGGGATCGAACGCGCCAACGGCGAGGTCGAAATTATTCTCTGTTATCTTCTCGATATCGGGCGTCTTCAACTCTACCTTCACGGTGAAACCCTCATCGATGATGATATCCTCAAACGCTTCGATGAGATCATGGAAAAGCGCCTCACCCGCTATCCTCTGCAGTACATACTCGAAGAGTCGTGGTTTTATGGACGAAAATTCTTTGTCTCACCGGCCGTGATGGTTCCGACTCCCGAAACAGAGCTATTGTGCGAATCGGCTCTCAGGTTTATCAAGCAGAAGGGTTATTCAAGACCTCGCATAGCGGATCTCGGTGTCGGGTCCGGAGTAATTTCTGTAACAATGGCAAAGGAACTGCCCGATTGCGAAATTCTCGCAATTGATGTTTCCTCCGACGCAATCGAGGTCGCAAGAAAGAATGCGGATGATCTGGGCGCCTCTGAAAAAATTACATTCGTGCAGTCCGATTACTTCGAGAACATCTCCGATGACGCGCGATTCGACCTCATTATGGCCAACCCGCCTTATATCTCCGACGAAGAGTACAAGAGTCTTCCTCCCGAAGTTCTGGCTGACCCCAGGATTTCGTTGACATCGGGTGAGGAAGGCCTCGATGCCGTCAAAACCATTTTGAAAGGCGCTCCGAATTATCTGGCCGGGGGTGGGAGGATCATGTTCGAAATCGGGTACAATCAGGCGGACCGGGTGACACAACTCACCGCCGAAGATGATAGGTATAAATCTATCGTGATTTTGAAGGATCTTAACGATATCGACCGGGTGGTAATTCTCGCCTGTGATTGA
- the nth gene encoding endonuclease III: MPRESRDNKIKRAKTCIKLLRKHYPGASTSLKYKSVHQLMVATILSAQCTDERVNMVTPTLFEKYPDVRAFADADLEVLAQDIFTTGFYNQKAKSIINSAKALIERHNGEIPRKLDDLVKLPGVGRKTASVILGNAYGIAEGIVVDTHVMRISRLLGFTKHEDAVKVENDLMDIIERREWIDFSHMLILHGRAICVARRPDCPRCFLNKLCPSARL, translated from the coding sequence ATGCCACGAGAATCACGCGACAACAAAATCAAGCGGGCGAAGACCTGCATTAAGCTTCTGAGAAAACATTACCCCGGCGCGAGTACCTCGCTCAAATATAAGTCCGTACACCAGTTGATGGTAGCCACGATTCTGTCGGCGCAGTGTACCGATGAACGCGTGAATATGGTAACACCGACTCTCTTTGAGAAGTACCCGGATGTGAGGGCATTTGCCGATGCCGACCTTGAAGTGCTCGCTCAGGATATCTTCACCACCGGTTTTTACAACCAGAAGGCCAAATCAATTATCAACTCCGCCAAGGCGCTGATTGAGCGGCACAACGGTGAGATACCAAGAAAGCTCGATGATCTCGTTAAGCTGCCCGGTGTGGGACGCAAAACGGCATCGGTGATACTCGGCAACGCCTATGGCATCGCCGAGGGTATTGTTGTCGACACCCATGTCATGCGCATCAGCCGTCTTCTGGGATTCACGAAGCACGAAGACGCGGTGAAGGTGGAGAACGACCTGATGGATATCATTGAGCGCAGGGAGTGGATAGACTTCTCGCACATGCTGATTCTTCACGGCCGGGCGATTTGCGTGGCCCGCAGACCCGACTGCCCCCGCTGCTTCTTAAACAAGCTATGCCCTTCGGCAAGACTATAG
- a CDS encoding class I SAM-dependent methyltransferase: MDPLNDRLKSYSGGRILDVATSHGDFLKVLTESFGDYAEAIGIDNNSERVKAARENCDGGLEFEVMDGGKMSYGDSSFDTVAIRHSLHHLEAPGVVLAEMKRVLKPGGLFIVCEVLQSPEITAPNAQRHIHHWWGEVDRALGKYHGPTYTSSEVIRTLKPLGLNIIDQFEQLDKSTEEELKQFVEFIGNTVDEYIGRLQAAGGHEDIIDKGRALKEMYEKQGYVDEKSIYVIARK; encoded by the coding sequence ATGGATCCACTGAATGACAGACTGAAAAGCTACAGTGGAGGGAGAATCCTCGATGTTGCCACCAGTCACGGTGATTTTCTGAAAGTCCTTACCGAATCATTTGGCGACTATGCCGAGGCTATAGGAATCGACAACAACTCCGAGCGTGTCAAGGCTGCGCGCGAGAACTGTGACGGAGGCCTTGAGTTCGAGGTGATGGATGGCGGCAAGATGTCGTACGGTGACAGCTCATTCGACACCGTGGCGATCCGTCACTCCCTGCATCATTTAGAAGCGCCCGGCGTAGTGCTTGCGGAAATGAAACGGGTGCTCAAACCCGGTGGGCTTTTTATCGTGTGCGAGGTCTTGCAGAGTCCGGAGATAACGGCGCCGAATGCCCAGCGACATATTCATCACTGGTGGGGCGAGGTCGACCGGGCGTTGGGCAAATACCACGGCCCGACATATACCTCTTCAGAGGTGATCCGGACGCTCAAGCCACTTGGGCTGAACATAATCGATCAGTTCGAACAACTGGATAAGTCAACCGAGGAAGAGTTAAAGCAGTTTGTTGAGTTTATTGGCAATACCGTTGACGAGTATATAGGAAGGCTCCAGGCAGCCGGTGGCCATGAGGATATAATAGACAAGGGACGTGCCCTGAAAGAGATGTACGAAAAACAGGGCTATGTGGATGAGAAGTCGATCTACGTAATTGCGCGCAAGTAG